In Deinococcus malanensis, one DNA window encodes the following:
- a CDS encoding superoxide dismutase family protein translates to MYRTSVLPVALLLTATLASCALFGPTMARADLMNPAGQSTGQATFMAEGNSTRVRVTVSGLAPGMHAMHIHVNPACTNTTGTDGATVSFGGAGGHFDPGGTNNHDAPTAANTVGHAGDLPMISVGANGTGTADFLTTRVNLRGDTSVIGRSIVIHAAPDDYQTDPAGNSGARERCGVISATS, encoded by the coding sequence ATGTACAGAACGTCTGTCCTGCCCGTCGCCCTGCTGCTGACCGCCACGTTGGCCAGTTGCGCCCTGTTCGGCCCTACCATGGCCAGAGCGGACCTGATGAATCCTGCGGGTCAGTCCACCGGACAGGCGACCTTCATGGCAGAAGGCAACAGTACCCGGGTCCGGGTCACTGTCAGCGGTCTGGCTCCGGGGATGCACGCCATGCACATTCATGTCAATCCGGCGTGTACCAACACCACGGGGACTGACGGAGCGACCGTGTCTTTCGGGGGCGCCGGAGGGCATTTCGATCCGGGCGGCACCAACAATCACGACGCGCCGACCGCCGCCAACACCGTGGGCCACGCCGGCGACCTGCCCATGATCAGCGTTGGTGCCAACGGCACCGGAACCGCCGACTTCCTGACCACCAGGGTCAATCTCAGAGGCGATACCAGCGTGATCGGGCGCAGCATCGTGATTCACGCTGCTCCCGACGACTACCAGACCGATCCGGCGGGCAACAGCGGGGCGCGCGAACGTTGCGGCGTTATTTCTGCAACCTCGTAA
- a CDS encoding arginase — protein MLLSVDWDAYSGTRELVFDAPIWGTPDRPYDRLEAWHDRARRRGASSQDWSVLETDFPLYPGWQALLQYAGVPAYMTLSHADAWNWLEQFPGQAVLNVDSHHDLASFSGDGARLRPGNWAGLALLAGLVSHYTCQYPQWHAGLPVAEGHDLDRTRTELHALLPTQLVDRMALTRQDELPEPATISSVLLVQSPAWTSPAHDDAFFDLASRLGCASLVPPLDRR, from the coding sequence ATGCTGCTGAGTGTGGACTGGGACGCGTATTCCGGCACGCGGGAACTGGTGTTCGACGCACCGATCTGGGGAACGCCTGACCGTCCATACGACCGACTGGAGGCGTGGCACGACCGCGCGCGCAGACGTGGCGCCAGCAGCCAGGACTGGAGCGTGCTGGAGACGGACTTTCCGTTGTACCCCGGCTGGCAGGCCCTGCTCCAGTATGCCGGCGTGCCGGCATACATGACCCTCAGTCATGCAGACGCCTGGAACTGGCTCGAACAGTTTCCCGGGCAGGCTGTGCTGAACGTTGATTCGCACCATGACCTGGCCAGCTTCAGTGGAGACGGCGCGCGACTGCGGCCTGGAAACTGGGCCGGGCTGGCCCTGCTCGCGGGGCTTGTCAGTCACTACACCTGCCAGTATCCGCAGTGGCACGCTGGCCTTCCGGTGGCTGAGGGCCATGACCTGGACCGCACACGCACGGAACTGCACGCCCTGCTGCCCACACAACTCGTGGACCGCATGGCCCTGACCCGGCAGGACGAACTGCCTGAACCGGCCACCATCAGTTCCGTACTGCTGGTGCAGTCACCCGCGTGGACCAGCCCCGCCCACGACGATGCCTTTTTTGACCTGGCCTCGCGGCTGGGTTGTGCTTCTCTCGTGCCTCCATTGGACCGCCGTTAG
- a CDS encoding GNAT family N-acetyltransferase, which translates to MTVTVRSAQDGDWDAAARAYTDALPHDPVSGSELRKRDEEQRDWGYRSGTLVACNPEDEVIGTASYFQDPGAYHPRRFTLELAVAPQAQGQGAGTALWEALDTCLREADAESVRVLAREDHSVAPVFLARRSFVGDKRYFTSALDVTTFDEAPYRMLESRLAQQGVRVRSLSDLRAAGIPDLPTRLHALMSDVRSDVPRAEPATPLSFQVFEEAVLGDPGLLPDAYLVAEHGEALIGQTALFRSEASTDLLTGLTGVTRDWRGRGVATALKIAAIRAARIMGATLIRTDNASDNAPMLAINDRLGFVRDPASVSYMLRY; encoded by the coding sequence ATGACTGTAACTGTCCGATCAGCACAGGACGGCGACTGGGACGCCGCCGCCCGCGCCTATACCGACGCACTGCCGCATGACCCCGTCAGTGGTTCTGAACTGCGGAAACGCGACGAGGAACAGCGCGACTGGGGGTACCGGTCCGGTACGCTGGTGGCCTGCAACCCTGAGGATGAGGTTATTGGCACTGCCTCCTACTTTCAGGACCCGGGGGCTTACCATCCCCGGCGCTTCACGCTGGAACTGGCGGTCGCGCCACAGGCCCAGGGTCAGGGAGCAGGAACTGCCCTCTGGGAAGCGCTGGACACCTGTCTGCGCGAAGCTGACGCCGAGTCCGTGCGTGTTCTGGCGCGCGAGGACCATTCGGTCGCGCCGGTGTTCCTGGCCCGGCGCAGCTTCGTGGGCGACAAGCGCTATTTCACCAGCGCGCTGGACGTCACCACCTTCGATGAAGCGCCGTACCGGATGCTGGAGAGCCGTCTGGCCCAACAGGGCGTGCGCGTGCGGAGCCTCAGCGATTTGCGCGCAGCCGGAATTCCTGATCTCCCCACCCGCCTGCACGCGCTGATGAGCGACGTGCGCTCAGACGTGCCACGCGCAGAACCGGCCACACCGCTAAGCTTCCAGGTGTTCGAGGAAGCGGTGCTGGGCGACCCGGGCCTGCTGCCAGACGCCTATCTGGTCGCCGAGCACGGTGAGGCCCTGATCGGCCAGACGGCGCTGTTTCGCAGCGAGGCCAGCACCGACCTGCTGACGGGTCTGACCGGTGTGACGCGCGACTGGCGCGGCAGGGGCGTGGCCACCGCGCTGAAGATCGCCGCGATCCGTGCGGCGCGCATAATGGGCGCCACCCTGATCCGCACCGACAATGCCAGCGACAACGCCCCGATGCTGGCCATCAACGACCGGCTGGGCTTCGTGCGTGATCCGGCCAGCGTGAGCTATATGCTGCGCTACTGA
- a CDS encoding GNAT family N-acetyltransferase: protein MKVHIRDASRADYPEIARIFSAVMPQRPLTAETLEHHLQILLDHPLRPHLREWLAEVDGEAVGQAMVFQSPSMFHPDRYHVELMVMPTHAQRGVGTRLAQEVEAHLHLRGAREVLAGAYEDQPHAVAFAQRHGLKEAMRVFDNVLDLGSFDFSAWDTQAQLPAGVRAMTLGELTREQGDDAAMRAYHSAFSEARLDVPRSGEATELTLDDFQKRAQSPNFFPDGVLLAVTDAGEVVALSELWRSPTGPQRLDIGLTGTRRAWRRQGLALALKLEAMRQAASAGVRELWTGNATTNAPMLALNTRLGFRPRPAYIEFHWGNV, encoded by the coding sequence GTGAAGGTCCACATCCGTGATGCCAGCCGTGCCGACTACCCCGAGATCGCCCGGATTTTCAGTGCGGTGATGCCGCAGCGTCCCCTCACGGCCGAAACCCTCGAACATCACCTGCAGATCCTGCTCGACCACCCCCTGCGCCCTCACCTGCGCGAGTGGCTGGCTGAGGTGGACGGCGAGGCCGTGGGACAGGCCATGGTGTTTCAGAGCCCGTCCATGTTTCACCCGGACCGCTACCACGTGGAACTGATGGTGATGCCCACCCATGCGCAGCGCGGCGTGGGCACCCGGCTGGCGCAGGAGGTCGAAGCTCACCTGCACTTGCGCGGCGCCCGCGAAGTGCTTGCAGGTGCCTACGAGGACCAACCGCATGCCGTGGCTTTCGCGCAGCGCCATGGCCTGAAGGAGGCCATGCGCGTTTTCGACAATGTCCTGGACCTGGGCAGCTTCGACTTCTCAGCCTGGGACACCCAGGCGCAGCTGCCGGCTGGCGTGCGCGCCATGACCCTGGGTGAGCTGACGCGGGAGCAGGGTGATGACGCTGCCATGCGCGCCTACCACAGCGCCTTTTCGGAAGCGAGGCTGGACGTGCCGCGCAGCGGCGAGGCGACCGAGCTGACACTGGACGACTTCCAGAAACGGGCACAGAGCCCGAATTTCTTTCCGGATGGCGTTCTGCTGGCGGTCACCGATGCAGGCGAGGTGGTGGCCCTCTCGGAGCTGTGGCGCTCTCCGACCGGGCCTCAGAGGCTGGATATCGGCCTGACCGGCACCCGCCGTGCGTGGCGGCGTCAGGGGCTTGCGCTGGCGCTGAAGCTGGAAGCTATGCGGCAGGCGGCCTCCGCCGGCGTTCGCGAACTGTGGACCGGAAACGCCACCACCAACGCTCCTATGCTGGCCCTGAACACGCGCCTGGGGTTCCGGCCCCGGCCCGCCTACATTGAATTTCACTGGGGGAACGTATGA
- a CDS encoding GNAT family N-acetyltransferase yields MTVSALPFVLREVRAPEDFSAIAEVRTASSPDWPVSAEQIERERANRDPKLYFTELVAEQQGRIVGVGGVGHDDFSFEEWRYWGRLGVHPDARGQGIGGALYTELLRRVRERGAREARTMLSDQPHDAPGRAFLERRGFRVAWERFESSLHTAEVELDAFDGLLDRVNADGVRLISIADLADDPQRDQRLYELDWQLFQDVPMGSVLTKRPFESWIKDELQDPNMRLNLSFVAVREGLDAPLTGPYVGYTSLGWNAGGFYYIGMTGVRREDRGRGVAKALKVAAMRALQASGGGLIRTFNDAPNRAMLGMNSQLGFRRTATRYRYELHLNGEPQ; encoded by the coding sequence ATGACTGTTTCAGCCCTGCCTTTTGTTCTGCGGGAAGTCCGCGCACCCGAGGATTTTTCTGCTATTGCCGAGGTGCGTACGGCCTCCAGCCCTGACTGGCCGGTGAGTGCCGAGCAGATCGAACGCGAACGTGCCAACCGTGACCCGAAGCTGTACTTTACCGAACTGGTCGCCGAGCAGCAGGGCCGCATCGTCGGTGTAGGCGGAGTGGGTCACGACGATTTCTCCTTCGAGGAATGGCGCTACTGGGGCAGGCTGGGGGTTCATCCCGACGCGCGGGGCCAGGGCATCGGAGGAGCGCTGTACACCGAACTGCTGCGCCGGGTTCGTGAACGCGGCGCGCGTGAGGCGCGGACCATGCTCAGCGACCAGCCGCATGACGCCCCCGGACGGGCCTTTCTGGAACGGCGCGGCTTCCGGGTCGCCTGGGAGCGCTTCGAATCCAGCCTGCACACGGCCGAGGTGGAACTGGATGCCTTTGACGGTCTGCTGGACAGGGTTAATGCGGACGGTGTGCGGCTGATCTCCATCGCGGACCTCGCCGACGATCCGCAGCGCGACCAGCGCCTCTACGAGCTCGACTGGCAGCTGTTTCAGGACGTACCCATGGGCAGTGTGCTGACCAAACGCCCCTTCGAATCCTGGATCAAGGATGAGTTGCAGGACCCCAACATGCGCCTGAACCTGTCCTTCGTGGCCGTGCGCGAGGGGCTGGATGCCCCGCTGACCGGGCCGTACGTGGGGTACACCAGTCTGGGCTGGAATGCGGGAGGTTTCTACTACATCGGCATGACCGGGGTGCGCCGGGAAGACCGCGGCCGGGGAGTGGCCAAGGCGCTGAAGGTGGCGGCCATGCGCGCCCTGCAGGCTTCCGGCGGCGGCCTGATCCGGACGTTCAACGACGCGCCCAACCGCGCCATGCTGGGCATGAACTCCCAGCTGGGATTCAGGCGCACGGCCACCCGCTACCGTTACGAACTGCACCTGAACGGAGAGCCGCAGTGA
- a CDS encoding IS3 family transposase (programmed frameshift): MTDRRIHTAEFKRDAVRLVRTSGNLAGTARDLGVNASLLRKWMNAEQEKGEAAFPGHGQQVLTPEQQEIRRLRKENEILRQEREILKKGGSLLCQRDHTLRYEFIRDHRPKYRLDLLCRVLEVSVSGYHSWRRRPICNRRQEDALLKQRIKDVHQRSKRRYGAPRIHAELHAGGIRVSRKRVARLMRVRGLQGKGKRRWVRTTDSDHTLPVCPNLLERQFRVSQPNQVWAWDLTYLPTKAGWLYLAVTLDLHSRAVVGYAMDTQMPATLPLAALRMAAGRRCPPPGLVHHSDRGSQYASGIFRAELARMRARGSMSRKGDCWDNAVVESFFSSLKRELLEDTVFENQDVARHAVFEFIEVFYNRQRRHSTLGYLTPLEFERQATAA, from the exons ATGACTGATCGCAGAATCCATACCGCCGAGTTCAAACGGGATGCCGTACGACTCGTCCGAACCAGCGGCAACCTGGCCGGCACCGCCCGTGACCTGGGGGTCAACGCTTCCCTGCTCCGTAAGTGGATGAATGCCGAGCAGGAGAAGGGCGAAGCTGCATTTCCCGGCCATGGGCAGCAGGTCCTGACTCCAGAACAGCAGGAGATCCGCAGGCTGCGCAAAGAAAACGAAATCCTACGCCAGGAGCGTGAGATCCTGA AAAAAGGCGGCAGCCTTCTTTGCCAAAGAGACCACACGCTGAGGTATGAGTTCATCCGCGACCACCGCCCCAAGTACCGCCTGGATCTGCTGTGCCGGGTGCTGGAGGTGTCGGTGAGCGGGTACCACAGCTGGCGAAGAAGGCCGATCTGCAACCGCAGGCAAGAGGATGCGCTGCTCAAGCAGCGCATCAAAGACGTTCACCAGCGCAGCAAACGACGATATGGTGCGCCACGCATTCACGCGGAGCTGCACGCCGGAGGGATTCGGGTGTCCCGCAAGCGGGTGGCACGTCTGATGCGGGTTCGTGGTCTGCAGGGCAAGGGAAAGCGCCGCTGGGTTCGCACCACCGACAGCGACCACACCCTTCCAGTCTGCCCGAACCTGCTAGAGCGGCAGTTCAGGGTCTCGCAGCCGAACCAGGTCTGGGCTTGGGACCTGACGTACTTGCCCACGAAAGCAGGCTGGCTGTATCTCGCCGTCACGCTGGACCTGCATTCTCGCGCTGTGGTGGGCTATGCGATGGACACGCAGATGCCAGCCACGCTGCCCTTGGCTGCCCTTCGGATGGCAGCTGGGCGCCGTTGTCCGCCTCCTGGGCTGGTGCATCACAGCGACAGGGGCAGTCAATACGCGAGTGGAATTTTTCGGGCAGAACTGGCCCGCATGCGGGCCAGGGGCAGCATGAGTCGCAAGGGAGATTGCTGGGATAACGCCGTGGTGGAAAGCTTTTTCAGCTCCCTGAAACGGGAGTTGTTGGAAGACACCGTCTTTGAGAACCAGGACGTGGCCAGACACGCGGTGTTCGAATTCATCGAGGTCTTTTACAACCGTCAGCGTCGTCACTCGACTCTTGGGTACTTGACGCCCCTGGAGTTCGAACGCCAAGCTACAGCCGCTTAA
- a CDS encoding PIG-L deacetylase family protein has translation MLGGMSAPHPDRPRLKLLLIVPHPDDEVYGASGTLMTYLQAGEPCGLVTLTRGEAGRTLGLCDSPEELARMRDVELAACLETIGLTTHPGSVHEQHTFPDKYLQDQPLDTLTEVAREAMTRLRPETVLTFPPNGSNGHPDHVTTHRAVKAAWDNLLASERPGLWYYASDTPPENEVLRAQWLSPTIRRDVSAHVTRKLQAIACHRSQALSTVDFIRKFPERITLETFYEVSPDPTR, from the coding sequence ATGCTGGGCGGCATGTCCGCGCCCCACCCTGACCGGCCCCGCCTCAAGCTGCTGTTGATCGTGCCCCATCCGGACGACGAGGTCTACGGCGCCTCGGGCACCCTGATGACCTACCTGCAGGCCGGTGAGCCCTGCGGCCTGGTCACCCTGACACGTGGGGAGGCCGGGCGCACCCTGGGCCTATGTGACTCGCCGGAAGAACTGGCCCGCATGCGTGACGTGGAACTGGCTGCCTGCCTGGAGACCATCGGCCTGACCACCCACCCTGGCAGCGTGCACGAGCAGCACACCTTCCCGGACAAGTACCTGCAAGACCAACCGCTGGACACCCTGACTGAGGTCGCGCGCGAAGCGATGACGCGCCTGCGTCCCGAGACGGTGCTGACCTTTCCCCCCAACGGCAGCAACGGTCACCCGGACCACGTCACCACCCACCGCGCCGTGAAGGCCGCCTGGGACAACCTGCTGGCCAGTGAACGGCCGGGACTGTGGTATTACGCCTCGGACACGCCCCCGGAAAACGAGGTGCTGCGCGCGCAGTGGCTCTCCCCCACCATCCGCCGCGATGTCAGTGCACATGTCACCCGCAAGTTGCAGGCCATCGCCTGTCACCGCTCGCAGGCACTGAGTACGGTCGACTTTATCCGCAAGTTTCCCGAGCGCATCACGCTGGAAACCTTCTACGAGGTCAGTCCGGACCCCACTCGCTGA
- a CDS encoding putative bifunctional diguanylate cyclase/phosphodiesterase has product MSAPPFAQDTPPGGRRLLLTSLLLTLAGTLLAVVLARNDHWDLHYDRPLYAVLAVTMTLLWWSTWQGWLSLHRSTQALIGCAAIFMALKLSLLGAVGVDQGVTMQELMESLSWLAPVMAWALATAFSDQMRRFLTGLLWLVALLSAVLVAQRSFVLGEMDRDLLRVALQLNLAAWVVYYGTGFYLLRTSALSRLESEQETLRQLAYHDLLTGLPGRLSLERQLDGLTRPEVQPFALLFVDVDSFKVINDTLGHAAGDRLLKALSSELSRVAGENAQVFRLSGDEFVVLLPGVSGTEAETIARRIQEEAPRLPSARVGVETTLSIGLSLCPEDAQTPSELLRHADSAMYAVKRSGRGHVRRYRPDQHAATERFQLLARELGHALARHELRLVYQPIFSLTDGEIVKIEALARWQHPVLGPVGPDEFIPVAERVGLITPIGLWVLHEACRQLTHLPDLLLSVNVSGLQLMRRDFVPGVLEILNGLEITPTRLELELTETSLLHEDARAVAALQALQAHGVQVALDDFGAGYSNLTRLRDLPISDVKLDRSFVSCFLNDDDQQRHQAEQLLRGVLDIARSLNVTVTAEGLETPGLVRLAMEMGCDLGQGYALSLPLSAPDLQELVSRQPLSAASHSVPPVEGATTHIWSGPEGSGFH; this is encoded by the coding sequence ATGTCCGCCCCCCCGTTTGCGCAGGACACCCCACCGGGAGGGCGGCGCCTGCTACTGACCAGTCTGCTGCTGACCCTGGCAGGAACCCTGCTGGCCGTGGTATTGGCCCGCAATGACCACTGGGACCTGCACTATGACCGGCCGCTGTACGCGGTGCTGGCCGTTACCATGACGCTGCTGTGGTGGAGCACCTGGCAAGGCTGGCTGTCGTTACACCGCAGCACCCAGGCCTTGATCGGCTGTGCGGCCATATTCATGGCCCTCAAACTGTCGCTGCTGGGCGCCGTCGGCGTAGACCAGGGCGTGACCATGCAGGAATTGATGGAGTCGCTGAGCTGGCTGGCTCCGGTTATGGCCTGGGCGCTGGCCACCGCTTTTTCCGATCAGATGCGGCGCTTTCTGACGGGGCTGCTGTGGCTGGTGGCACTGCTGAGCGCCGTGCTGGTGGCCCAGCGCTCGTTCGTGCTGGGAGAGATGGACCGGGACCTGCTGCGGGTGGCCCTGCAGCTGAATCTGGCGGCCTGGGTGGTGTACTACGGCACCGGGTTCTACCTGCTGCGCACCTCCGCACTCTCGCGGCTGGAAAGCGAGCAGGAGACCCTGCGGCAGCTGGCCTACCACGACCTGTTGACTGGTCTGCCGGGGCGGCTGAGTCTGGAGCGGCAGCTCGACGGGCTGACCCGCCCGGAGGTCCAGCCGTTTGCCCTGCTGTTCGTGGACGTGGATTCCTTCAAGGTCATCAACGACACCCTGGGCCATGCGGCGGGTGACCGGCTGCTCAAGGCGCTGAGCAGTGAGCTGTCCCGGGTGGCAGGCGAAAACGCGCAGGTGTTCCGGCTCAGCGGTGATGAATTCGTGGTGCTGCTGCCTGGAGTGAGTGGCACCGAGGCGGAGACGATCGCCCGCCGGATCCAGGAAGAGGCGCCGAGGCTGCCCAGTGCCCGGGTTGGGGTGGAGACCACGCTCAGCATTGGCCTGAGCCTGTGTCCCGAAGACGCCCAGACGCCCAGCGAGTTGCTGCGGCACGCCGACAGTGCAATGTACGCCGTCAAACGCAGTGGCCGGGGGCATGTGCGCCGCTACCGCCCCGACCAGCACGCGGCCACCGAACGCTTTCAGCTGCTGGCGCGTGAGCTGGGGCACGCGCTGGCGCGCCATGAACTGCGGCTGGTCTACCAGCCGATCTTCTCGCTGACCGACGGCGAGATTGTGAAGATCGAGGCCCTGGCGCGCTGGCAGCATCCGGTGCTGGGGCCCGTGGGTCCCGATGAATTTATTCCGGTGGCCGAACGCGTGGGTCTGATCACGCCCATCGGCCTGTGGGTGCTGCACGAGGCGTGCCGGCAGCTGACCCACCTGCCGGATCTGTTGCTCAGCGTCAACGTCAGCGGCCTTCAGCTGATGCGCCGTGATTTCGTTCCGGGCGTCCTGGAGATCCTGAACGGTCTGGAAATCACTCCCACTCGGCTGGAACTGGAACTGACCGAAACGTCCTTGCTGCACGAAGACGCGCGCGCTGTCGCGGCCCTGCAGGCCCTACAGGCGCATGGCGTGCAGGTCGCACTGGACGATTTCGGCGCCGGGTACTCCAACCTGACCCGCCTGCGGGACCTGCCGATCAGCGACGTTAAGCTGGACCGCTCGTTCGTGAGCTGTTTCCTGAATGACGACGACCAGCAACGCCATCAGGCCGAACAGCTACTGCGCGGTGTACTGGATATCGCGCGCAGCCTGAACGTGACCGTGACTGCCGAGGGACTCGAGACCCCGGGCCTGGTGCGCCTGGCCATGGAGATGGGCTGTGATCTGGGTCAGGGATACGCCCTGAGCCTGCCGCTGTCAGCCCCGGACCTGCAGGAGTTGGTCAGCCGCCAGCCGCTCAGCGCCGCCAGCCATTCCGTGCCTCCAGTAGAGGGCGCAACGACCCACATCTGGAGCGGCCCGGAGGGCAGCGGCTTTCACTGA
- a CDS encoding M20 family metallopeptidase: MFPDLQAMLADLKTLVGIESPSSDPLAVAQVMDVVEGWARDLGAETHALPGGTRQFTFGDRDPGGGVLVLSHADTVWPHGTLDRMPWRQEDDRLYGPGTYDMKAGIVGLFHVLRTMRGQWPVGGVTVLLTPDEEIGSPSSRGHIEAAAGNARVVLVVEPPVADSHNLKTGRKGTGTFTLRFHGVASHAGNKPELGASAITAAAEAVLAAQALARPESGTTISVGLIQGGSAVNVIPASAQLEIDIRVATLAEAERVTQGIHALQPGDPRVRLEVLGGLNRPPFEQTPRALELFHQTQAIARELGFEIGGEFVGGGSDGNFTAPLAPTLDGLGAPGDGAHAAHEHVRLDRWPDHVRLLQRLMQEA, from the coding sequence ATGTTTCCTGACCTCCAGGCCATGCTGGCCGATCTGAAGACCCTTGTCGGCATCGAATCTCCCTCGAGTGACCCGCTGGCCGTGGCCCAGGTGATGGACGTGGTGGAAGGCTGGGCGCGAGACCTGGGCGCCGAGACCCACGCGCTTCCAGGCGGCACTCGCCAGTTTACCTTTGGGGACAGGGACCCGGGCGGAGGCGTGCTGGTCTTGAGCCATGCCGATACGGTTTGGCCGCACGGCACGCTGGACCGGATGCCCTGGCGCCAGGAGGACGACCGGCTGTATGGTCCCGGAACCTACGACATGAAAGCCGGCATCGTCGGACTGTTTCACGTGTTGCGGACCATGCGCGGCCAGTGGCCGGTGGGAGGAGTGACGGTGCTGTTGACTCCCGACGAGGAGATCGGCAGTCCCAGCAGCCGTGGCCATATCGAGGCCGCTGCCGGAAACGCCCGCGTCGTGCTGGTGGTCGAGCCGCCTGTGGCCGACAGTCACAACCTGAAAACGGGCCGCAAGGGCACCGGCACCTTTACCCTCCGCTTTCACGGGGTGGCCAGCCATGCGGGCAACAAACCTGAACTGGGGGCCAGCGCCATTACCGCTGCGGCTGAAGCGGTGCTGGCCGCGCAGGCCCTGGCCCGTCCCGAGTCCGGAACCACCATCAGTGTGGGCCTGATCCAGGGGGGAAGTGCCGTCAATGTCATTCCTGCTTCAGCGCAACTGGAGATCGACATTCGGGTAGCGACGCTGGCCGAGGCCGAGCGCGTCACCCAGGGCATCCATGCCCTGCAACCGGGCGACCCGCGCGTCCGGCTGGAGGTGCTGGGAGGCCTCAACCGTCCGCCCTTCGAGCAGACGCCACGCGCCCTCGAGCTGTTTCACCAGACCCAGGCGATTGCGCGTGAACTCGGCTTCGAAATAGGTGGAGAGTTCGTCGGGGGCGGCAGTGACGGCAACTTCACCGCGCCGCTGGCCCCGACCCTGGACGGCCTGGGTGCGCCCGGAGACGGGGCCCACGCCGCCCACGAGCATGTCCGCCTGGACCGCTGGCCCGACCATGTGCGGCTTCTTCAGCGCCTGATGCAGGAAGCCTGA